In the Haloferula helveola genome, one interval contains:
- a CDS encoding beta strand repeat-containing protein — protein MKPNEKPILRLAFLTPFLLAPLHGDVTAVDDGSGGSPFLTTNSNAPAWGGSVTANDTGTTVTPLAGPITSTEGAAVILLSDGTFYYDPRGVAAARLLASGASLTDTFDYMLTLGNVSSEATETLDATTAENTLTVTGLPAPVAATGTSIPSVVTSAYEFTGSNSADRTNFQQSPNDASTQDVTFEFWLKPDSVTADQIVMETGGSGDGSGVYLKSDGTLFWLIKNQGVSSIVSTTALTAGEWIHVAMTYNKDASGTTDEVRMYLNGVETDFDNSETALNDWSGTDACRFGAKAGTAGGQGAGDDPAPGVTNFGNFTGQLGAVRFYRDRVLSASEVSGNYLSAVVVDDTGTVTVQIDGVDDAPSAVDDLITGGVPGANLVSTEDLTANDGSTRTAAPGNRSDLILDYDANLSSSASVWENRGPIGGTTLDMEMGTGVSLNTSVTSAVPTIRQSYSFDGTADATGLFSTNTGADSFHELLSGTDSSNATFEFWAKPANTSQVMTLFETGGGTGIGMVIDNGVLEAAMELDGATKDGSYVSYDLVTDPLGLVGGDPTTDFNHYAAVARVGNSGMSLYVNGVLVDNTTAGNGSDWDGGDGFGLGRYGGDNHGGFVNGASGGTYDSPFLGEISSFRVYGAALNADQVERNYQAATNLLLLNYEAWTPGNNSDTWQNIGPVAGSSLDWRLGSGVTLNGAPGSSRAQITAAYDFDGTTDAFAVYGLSEGTNSIEDVVGDSIELQDVTVEAWVKLDVADQTQFTTIFEGGATQGLGLVVDNEVLIAATESDGATLSGSTVSYDLNADSLGVLGGQTTISEFFQVAVSVEVGEGLVLYVNGVKVDSSTGGVVDTDWIGGDGDGLGHFAGAGHGGFANPAGGGAYDTYLNGSIAALRLYGEVLGESDIRQNFEAVNNDTDVEGNIISVSGIFDDATGTVKTTGQTATLDSGATVVLDSATGAFTYNPNGIFDDLVADDLGYDRFTYQVTSASGTGTAEVVVVIEGLNEAAPDTIEATELLVTTYTANQIVGNDDHALGTSDAFLDLNANDVTPEDILAGTWRNTGRGGSTYDVNITSGTLIAPPVLESNFGAVGQSWKDVTGTFTSFQDISDDDATVEIWFQPTPLTTGRQLLMESGGNGNGMSIVYNADTAEVDFIIDGGNDNDDNIQVSATGIVPGEFNQLIAIYDKDSPTVEDTLTLYLNGDPTSFNGAANASETNLGGTTDNFSGSNGSGIGAVNSGEALELSFGLPGFPPTVSAAFEGQISIMRVYDRKLSIAEVEANFDAIAQSIQSVTGTGSPGSVVTTTLGATVTLNADGSFEYDSTGLADIPEGNVVMDSFDYTISDGAGGTTTATVTVNVTGVGSFLAVDDSFGVSQNDGPTAFNPLANDIGAEAAVVELQSDVSNFGASVPTGTVNGETADFRDGSDHGWQFLWNAPTGWSPGGSFDGTTGALGSEADYLPLVWDSTVGGWLVDADGFDSNALAEPGAYLRISPDGTGIPGLGSTQATLGNDKDRYLILAYTVDSDGYYGITDSGISVPSGSSGGITVETLVGSTPVATTPVAGGGSGNFDQLLGFVNADDTIYIAIGPDGSRASDYFSNLDFTLVKLPSAESQLDDILGTVSTDGSTITYDPAGAFTGLAAGQTVDETITYTIRDLSSELDYDGGTVAFNVGQTLTSSSGGSATILAVDGDATSGTLRLGVITGTINDNDTLTGSGGGSALANGTPVASTSVSTAEFTVTVTGENDAPTAVEDPLATTADEDLGVTGALSVLSNDTDPDQGDALTLVVAEVQSTPVSGPTVVATDQGGSLTMYEDGTFDYTPPVIFNPLSVGETATDTFTYLCEDSGGLQAAAPVTATITINGANDPVAATANAYTVDADDVASGNLITDDTGSGLDSSVDTNDTLTVSAVDTSATLGSVSFQSDGTFTYDPGCAFDTLAPGGSAIDTFVYTLSDGQGGTDTATVTITVDEDNVPPSVDDPSSLAQVVVGAGTVPLEDILVIDGDGTRSEVDTVATALFDFQNNVTVFSDLRPDDDGSFDVDAGGPSLTDADGFSVEITFVPQAADMTGTVVLFEFGGSSNGSSVLLVDGIPHLLSKAGSAAANEPTDDSLLDNVFQDLDWAGDSAIVVPLSTTPAVVGESNQVAVVYDISNDTVDYSMNGAAAGTATLLNNDSVDWNGDHTVNIGQGAGGGVGGNANSGSGPFRDNLMANPAWGPGAISCLSFWSEATGSVLTSAGESITATLTIQSWNGTDSLSSVTNNGGGVYTATGDAATVSATLAAMEFVPGVGVTYPVTITVSIDDGDEDGSGPVTGTIYITDTAPANVYVDDGFSGSFLDPIADADNGSPVSAALFGFDAFATIAEGLAAAGSTGTVVVNGGDYSGEDVSMTGNSAMRLTDAGESVSIGSVSAGPTNSIDLQNGDLTLGASDFASAIIDAPIAGTGTLTKVGTGDIRIRGACTYTGVTTIDDGRIVITYQNPSDRGSLASSGIVVNAPAILALGADDDTTYVHTNPISGDGSVSTFEDGTVEFNTPGGNTFSGGFDLGDGASSTFDGIAGAKQGFVVVNDNADLGTGKILSRGGQLQAGVGGIVISNDIDITGGGFRCGGAEDFTLSGSIATIDDANRGFGNYGSVDIDLTITGNIDNTGGNVLFQGNAGGTSGTWTVSGDISGPLGVEVSTNYNNGTVTLTGTNTYEGPTDVDAGNLVVDGTHTGGAAFTVSSGAFLAGSGSIASPVTVGGTLDPGGFDIATFTTGPLTVSGTVQIDVDNTAGAAGTAYDQVVVTGGVNVSGGSILVFEVGVEANPAPIVVIDNDTSVDAVLGTFIDGNPFSMDFLGSGKSGVVEYAGGDGNDIALVTSTIIESWRVANGLPIDGSLDEVDTDSDGLVSLLEFGFGTEVGVLDGGSLNPDGSVNGSPTTQISPGPLALFNRRDDFGQSGSVSYTVEFSSDLSMFYPNADTISIAADSTDDPDYHVASVPYPALLPDGKPARFFRVRVEVVP, from the coding sequence ATGAAACCGAACGAAAAACCCATCCTTCGTCTGGCTTTCCTCACTCCGTTCCTGCTGGCGCCACTGCATGGTGACGTTACGGCGGTCGACGACGGCAGTGGCGGGAGCCCGTTCCTCACCACCAATTCCAACGCTCCTGCGTGGGGTGGATCCGTAACCGCAAACGACACCGGAACCACGGTCACGCCCCTTGCCGGTCCGATTACTTCAACGGAAGGGGCGGCTGTCATTCTCCTGTCCGACGGCACATTCTACTATGATCCGAGGGGCGTGGCCGCAGCGCGGCTTCTGGCATCCGGAGCGAGTCTGACCGACACCTTCGACTACATGCTGACCCTCGGCAACGTGAGTTCCGAGGCGACCGAGACCCTTGATGCGACGACGGCGGAAAACACCCTCACGGTGACCGGGCTTCCCGCGCCGGTGGCAGCCACGGGGACTTCGATTCCTTCCGTCGTCACGTCGGCCTACGAGTTCACCGGCAGCAACAGCGCCGACCGCACGAACTTCCAGCAGTCGCCGAACGACGCGAGCACCCAGGACGTCACTTTTGAGTTCTGGCTCAAGCCGGACAGCGTCACCGCCGATCAGATCGTGATGGAAACCGGCGGCTCGGGTGACGGCTCGGGCGTTTACCTGAAGAGCGACGGAACCCTGTTCTGGTTGATCAAGAACCAGGGGGTTTCATCGATCGTCAGCACGACCGCACTTACCGCCGGCGAGTGGATTCACGTCGCGATGACCTACAACAAGGATGCCTCCGGGACGACCGATGAGGTGAGGATGTATTTGAACGGCGTTGAGACCGATTTCGACAACAGTGAGACCGCGCTGAACGACTGGAGCGGTACGGATGCCTGCAGGTTCGGCGCGAAAGCGGGAACCGCCGGAGGCCAAGGTGCCGGGGATGATCCGGCGCCCGGAGTCACGAACTTCGGGAACTTCACCGGGCAGCTCGGCGCGGTTCGCTTCTACCGCGACCGGGTTCTCAGTGCCTCGGAGGTGAGCGGTAACTATCTGTCGGCCGTTGTGGTGGACGACACCGGCACCGTCACGGTGCAGATCGACGGCGTCGATGATGCGCCCTCCGCGGTGGACGACCTGATCACCGGAGGCGTACCCGGGGCGAACCTGGTCAGCACCGAGGACCTGACGGCGAATGACGGGTCCACCCGTACGGCTGCGCCGGGCAATCGGAGCGACCTGATTCTCGACTACGACGCGAACCTGAGCTCCAGCGCATCCGTTTGGGAAAACCGCGGACCGATCGGCGGCACCACGCTGGATATGGAAATGGGTACCGGTGTGAGCCTCAATACCAGTGTCACTTCGGCGGTGCCCACCATCCGGCAGTCCTATTCCTTTGATGGCACGGCCGACGCAACAGGATTGTTCAGCACCAATACAGGTGCCGACTCGTTCCACGAGTTGCTTTCGGGAACGGATTCTTCCAACGCCACCTTCGAATTCTGGGCCAAGCCCGCCAACACGAGCCAGGTCATGACCTTGTTCGAAACCGGTGGTGGAACCGGCATCGGAATGGTCATCGACAACGGCGTGCTCGAAGCGGCGATGGAGCTCGATGGTGCCACGAAGGACGGCAGCTACGTCAGCTACGATCTGGTTACCGATCCGCTTGGACTCGTCGGTGGTGATCCGACCACCGACTTCAACCACTACGCGGCGGTGGCGCGTGTCGGAAACAGCGGGATGTCCCTCTATGTCAATGGTGTGCTGGTTGACAACACGACCGCGGGCAACGGCTCCGACTGGGATGGTGGCGATGGCTTCGGCCTCGGCCGCTACGGCGGCGACAACCACGGGGGCTTCGTCAATGGTGCGAGCGGCGGAACCTATGATTCCCCGTTCCTTGGCGAGATCTCGTCATTCCGGGTCTACGGCGCGGCGCTGAATGCCGATCAGGTCGAAAGGAACTACCAAGCAGCGACCAACCTGCTCCTCCTCAACTACGAAGCGTGGACCCCCGGCAACAACAGCGATACGTGGCAGAACATCGGACCGGTTGCCGGCAGCAGCCTCGACTGGCGGCTGGGCAGCGGCGTCACGCTCAACGGAGCCCCCGGCAGTTCCCGCGCGCAGATCACCGCGGCCTACGACTTCGACGGAACGACCGACGCGTTTGCCGTTTACGGTCTGAGTGAAGGAACCAACAGCATCGAAGATGTGGTGGGCGACTCCATCGAGTTGCAGGATGTCACCGTCGAGGCTTGGGTGAAGTTGGATGTCGCCGATCAGACCCAATTCACCACGATCTTCGAAGGCGGAGCCACGCAGGGTCTGGGCCTTGTGGTCGACAACGAGGTCCTCATCGCCGCGACCGAATCGGACGGCGCCACGCTCTCCGGCAGCACGGTCAGCTATGACCTCAATGCCGATTCGCTCGGAGTGCTCGGCGGCCAGACGACCATCAGCGAGTTCTTCCAGGTGGCGGTGTCCGTCGAGGTCGGAGAGGGACTGGTTCTCTATGTGAACGGAGTCAAGGTCGATTCGTCCACAGGCGGAGTCGTCGATACCGATTGGATCGGCGGCGATGGCGATGGTCTCGGCCACTTCGCAGGGGCTGGTCACGGCGGATTTGCCAATCCTGCCGGAGGGGGAGCTTACGACACTTACCTCAACGGCTCGATCGCCGCGTTGCGCCTCTATGGAGAAGTGCTGGGCGAGTCGGACATCCGCCAGAACTTCGAGGCGGTCAACAACGACACGGACGTCGAGGGCAACATCATCTCGGTCAGCGGAATCTTCGATGATGCTACCGGAACCGTCAAAACGACAGGCCAGACCGCGACCCTCGACTCTGGCGCGACGGTGGTTCTCGATAGTGCGACCGGTGCGTTCACTTACAATCCGAATGGCATCTTCGATGACCTCGTGGCCGATGATCTGGGTTACGACCGATTCACCTATCAGGTCACAAGTGCCAGCGGCACGGGCACGGCGGAAGTCGTGGTGGTGATCGAGGGTTTGAACGAAGCGGCGCCCGATACCATCGAGGCGACCGAGCTTTTGGTCACCACCTACACCGCGAACCAGATCGTAGGCAACGATGACCACGCTTTGGGAACCAGCGACGCGTTCCTCGACCTGAATGCGAACGACGTCACCCCGGAGGACATCCTTGCCGGAACTTGGCGGAATACGGGGCGTGGAGGTTCGACCTATGACGTCAACATTACCAGCGGAACACTGATTGCACCGCCGGTGCTCGAGTCGAACTTCGGCGCGGTCGGCCAGTCATGGAAGGATGTCACCGGCACCTTTACCAGCTTCCAGGACATCTCGGACGACGATGCGACCGTTGAGATCTGGTTCCAGCCAACCCCTCTGACGACGGGTCGTCAGCTTCTCATGGAGAGCGGCGGCAACGGAAACGGCATGTCGATCGTCTACAACGCCGACACGGCGGAAGTGGACTTCATCATCGATGGTGGAAATGACAATGACGACAACATCCAGGTCTCCGCGACCGGCATCGTGCCGGGCGAGTTCAACCAGTTGATCGCGATTTACGACAAGGACTCACCGACAGTTGAGGACACACTGACCCTCTATCTCAATGGAGATCCGACCAGCTTCAACGGCGCTGCCAACGCCAGCGAGACCAATTTGGGTGGCACGACCGACAATTTCTCAGGCAGCAACGGCTCCGGTATCGGAGCGGTCAATAGCGGCGAGGCCCTCGAGCTCTCCTTCGGATTGCCGGGGTTCCCGCCCACGGTTTCCGCTGCCTTCGAAGGTCAGATTTCGATCATGCGGGTCTATGACCGGAAACTCTCGATTGCCGAAGTCGAGGCGAACTTTGATGCGATTGCCCAATCGATCCAAAGCGTTACCGGAACCGGTAGTCCCGGATCGGTCGTGACGACCACGCTCGGAGCCACGGTCACCCTGAATGCCGACGGCTCGTTCGAATACGACTCGACCGGCCTGGCCGACATTCCGGAAGGCAACGTGGTGATGGACAGCTTCGACTACACCATCAGCGATGGGGCGGGGGGCACGACCACCGCGACGGTCACGGTCAACGTCACCGGTGTGGGAAGTTTCCTCGCCGTCGATGACAGTTTCGGAGTCTCCCAGAACGACGGTCCGACCGCGTTCAATCCGCTGGCGAACGACATCGGTGCCGAGGCGGCGGTCGTCGAGCTCCAGAGTGACGTTTCGAACTTCGGAGCGAGCGTCCCGACCGGGACCGTCAATGGCGAGACGGCCGACTTCCGGGACGGTTCCGACCACGGCTGGCAGTTCCTCTGGAATGCCCCGACCGGTTGGTCGCCCGGCGGCTCCTTCGACGGAACCACCGGCGCGCTCGGTTCGGAAGCGGACTACCTGCCACTGGTCTGGGACTCCACCGTCGGTGGCTGGCTGGTCGATGCCGACGGCTTCGACAGCAACGCGCTTGCGGAACCGGGTGCCTATCTGCGGATCAGCCCGGACGGTACCGGAATTCCGGGCCTCGGCTCCACCCAGGCCACGCTCGGTAACGACAAGGACCGCTACCTGATCCTCGCCTACACCGTCGACAGCGACGGCTACTACGGCATCACCGATAGCGGCATCTCCGTGCCCTCCGGTTCGAGCGGCGGCATCACGGTGGAAACGCTGGTCGGATCCACTCCGGTCGCCACCACTCCGGTCGCGGGCGGAGGAAGCGGAAACTTCGACCAGCTGTTGGGCTTCGTGAATGCGGATGACACCATCTACATCGCGATCGGTCCCGACGGATCGCGGGCGAGCGACTACTTCTCGAATCTGGACTTCACCTTGGTGAAGCTGCCCAGCGCCGAGTCGCAACTCGATGACATCCTCGGCACCGTCAGCACCGACGGCAGCACGATCACCTACGATCCGGCCGGTGCCTTCACCGGGCTGGCCGCCGGACAGACGGTGGATGAAACCATTACCTACACCATCCGCGACCTGTCGTCCGAGCTCGACTATGACGGAGGAACGGTGGCCTTCAATGTGGGACAAACGCTCACCAGCAGCTCCGGAGGCAGCGCCACCATCCTTGCGGTGGATGGCGATGCGACAAGCGGCACGCTGCGTCTGGGTGTGATCACCGGGACGATCAACGACAACGACACCCTGACTGGCAGCGGTGGCGGGTCGGCACTGGCCAACGGCACCCCGGTGGCGAGTACCAGCGTCTCGACTGCCGAGTTCACCGTGACGGTGACCGGCGAGAACGATGCCCCGACCGCGGTCGAAGATCCGCTCGCGACCACCGCGGACGAGGATCTCGGTGTGACCGGAGCCCTGTCGGTTCTCAGCAACGACACCGACCCCGACCAAGGCGACGCCCTGACCCTCGTGGTCGCCGAAGTGCAGAGCACGCCGGTGAGCGGCCCGACCGTGGTCGCGACCGACCAGGGAGGTTCGCTGACGATGTATGAGGACGGCACCTTCGACTACACGCCGCCCGTGATCTTCAACCCGCTTTCCGTGGGTGAGACCGCGACCGACACCTTCACCTACCTTTGTGAAGACAGCGGAGGCCTCCAGGCCGCCGCACCGGTGACCGCGACGATCACGATCAACGGCGCCAACGATCCGGTGGCCGCCACCGCGAACGCTTACACCGTGGACGCCGACGACGTTGCCAGCGGCAACCTCATCACCGATGACACCGGCAGCGGACTCGACAGTTCGGTGGATACCAACGACACGCTCACCGTGTCCGCCGTCGATACCAGCGCGACGCTCGGTTCGGTGTCGTTCCAGTCGGACGGAACGTTCACTTACGACCCGGGCTGTGCTTTCGATACGCTTGCTCCGGGAGGTTCGGCCATTGATACCTTCGTCTACACCCTCAGCGACGGACAGGGCGGGACCGACACCGCGACGGTGACGATCACGGTCGATGAGGACAACGTTCCGCCCAGCGTCGATGATCCCTCGAGCCTCGCACAGGTGGTGGTCGGCGCCGGCACGGTGCCGCTTGAGGACATTCTGGTCATCGACGGTGACGGCACCCGTTCGGAAGTGGACACGGTTGCCACCGCGCTGTTCGACTTCCAGAACAACGTCACGGTCTTCAGCGACCTGCGTCCGGACGACGACGGAAGCTTCGATGTCGATGCCGGAGGACCCTCGCTGACCGATGCCGACGGATTCTCGGTCGAGATCACCTTCGTGCCCCAAGCGGCCGACATGACCGGGACGGTGGTCCTGTTCGAGTTCGGCGGAAGTTCGAACGGCTCGTCGGTCCTGCTCGTTGACGGGATCCCGCACTTGCTGTCGAAGGCAGGGAGCGCTGCGGCCAACGAGCCCACGGACGACAGCCTGCTAGACAATGTGTTCCAGGACCTCGACTGGGCCGGAGACAGCGCCATTGTCGTCCCGCTCTCGACCACCCCGGCGGTGGTCGGCGAGTCGAACCAAGTGGCGGTCGTCTATGACATTTCCAATGATACCGTGGACTACTCGATGAACGGAGCCGCCGCGGGCACCGCGACCCTTCTCAACAACGACTCGGTCGATTGGAACGGAGACCACACGGTCAACATCGGCCAAGGCGCCGGCGGCGGAGTCGGTGGCAACGCCAATTCGGGCAGCGGCCCGTTCCGCGACAACCTCATGGCTAATCCGGCGTGGGGTCCCGGGGCGATCTCCTGCCTCTCGTTCTGGAGCGAAGCCACCGGCAGCGTCCTGACGAGTGCCGGGGAAAGCATCACCGCGACCCTGACGATCCAGAGCTGGAACGGGACGGACTCTCTGTCGAGCGTCACCAACAACGGCGGAGGAGTCTACACGGCCACCGGAGACGCGGCCACGGTCAGCGCCACATTGGCGGCAATGGAGTTCGTTCCGGGTGTGGGTGTGACCTACCCGGTTACGATTACGGTCTCGATCGACGATGGTGACGAGGATGGCAGCGGTCCGGTGACCGGCACGATCTACATCACCGACACCGCACCGGCGAATGTCTACGTGGACGACGGCTTCAGCGGCTCTTTCCTGGATCCCATCGCCGATGCCGACAACGGCTCGCCGGTTTCCGCCGCGCTCTTCGGCTTCGATGCGTTCGCAACGATCGCCGAGGGTCTGGCTGCGGCCGGTTCGACGGGGACGGTCGTGGTCAACGGCGGTGACTACAGTGGTGAAGACGTTTCCATGACCGGCAACTCTGCGATGCGCCTGACCGATGCCGGCGAGTCTGTCTCGATCGGTTCGGTCTCAGCCGGACCCACCAATTCGATCGATCTCCAGAACGGCGACCTCACGCTGGGTGCCTCGGACTTCGCCTCGGCCATCATCGATGCGCCGATCGCCGGAACGGGCACGCTGACGAAGGTCGGCACGGGAGACATCCGCATCCGGGGTGCTTGCACCTACACCGGAGTCACGACGATCGATGACGGCCGCATCGTAATCACCTACCAGAACCCCTCCGACCGGGGTTCACTCGCGAGTTCCGGGATTGTGGTCAACGCTCCGGCGATCCTCGCTCTCGGTGCCGATGACGACACGACCTACGTCCATACGAACCCGATCAGTGGGGATGGATCTGTCAGCACCTTCGAAGATGGAACGGTCGAGTTCAACACACCGGGTGGAAACACCTTCTCCGGGGGATTCGATCTCGGAGATGGGGCCAGCTCGACCTTTGACGGTATCGCTGGAGCCAAGCAGGGCTTCGTCGTGGTGAACGACAACGCCGACCTCGGCACCGGCAAGATCCTGTCGCGTGGCGGTCAGTTGCAGGCCGGTGTTGGGGGGATCGTCATTTCGAATGACATCGACATCACCGGCGGCGGTTTCCGTTGCGGTGGGGCGGAGGACTTCACCCTGAGCGGTTCGATCGCCACCATCGATGACGCGAACCGCGGGTTCGGCAACTACGGCTCGGTCGACATCGACCTCACGATCACCGGCAACATCGACAACACCGGCGGTAACGTCCTGTTCCAAGGCAACGCCGGAGGAACCAGCGGCACCTGGACGGTCAGCGGTGACATTTCGGGTCCTTTGGGCGTGGAGGTCAGCACAAACTACAACAACGGAACCGTCACTCTCACGGGAACGAACACCTATGAGGGACCAACCGATGTCGATGCCGGCAACTTGGTTGTCGACGGCACCCACACGGGTGGCGCGGCATTCACGGTCAGCAGCGGTGCGTTCTTGGCTGGCAGCGGGTCCATCGCATCGCCGGTCACGGTCGGCGGAACGCTCGATCCCGGAGGTTTTGACATCGCCACCTTCACCACCGGTCCCCTGACGGTTAGCGGAACCGTGCAGATCGACGTCGACAATACGGCGGGTGCGGCCGGTACCGCCTACGACCAGGTCGTGGTGACCGGCGGAGTCAATGTCAGCGGTGGGAGCATCCTGGTCTTCGAGGTTGGGGTTGAGGCCAATCCGGCTCCGATCGTGGTCATCGACAACGACACGTCGGTCGACGCAGTGCTGGGGACCTTCATCGACGGCAATCCCTTCAGTATGGACTTCCTCGGATCGGGCAAGTCGGGCGTGGTTGAGTATGCCGGTGGAGACGGCAACGATATCGCCTTGGTTACTTCGACCATCATCGAGAGCTGGCGGGTGGCCAACGGTCTGCCGATCGATGGTAGCCTGGACGAGGTGGATACCGATAGTGACGGTCTCGTGAGCCTGCTCGAGTTCGGCTTCGGCACCGAGGTCGGCGTTCTCGACGGCGGTTCGTTGAATCCGGACGGATCGGTGAACGGTTCACCGACCACCCAGATCAGTCCGGGACCGCTGGCCCTGTTCAATCGCCGGGATGACTTCGGGCAGTCGGGTAGCGTGAGTTACACGGTGGAATTCAGCAGTGACCTCAGCATGTTCTATCCGAACGCCGACACGATCTCGATTGCCGCGGACTCGACCGATGACCCGGACTACCATGTTGCAAGCGTGCCGTATCCGGCGCTGCTGCCGGATGGCAAACCCGCGAGATTCTTCCGGGTCCGGGTGGAAGTCGTGCCGTAA
- a CDS encoding DUF4870 domain-containing protein, which produces MNTSSPDSSTPENSESDSAPEPSSGDAVETPPSQELVPSAGTPPPAPERSGIHLEDNSWCMLTHLSALSGWVVPFGNFIGPLIVWILKKDTSPAVDAHGKEALNFQITGLIVTTVAAVITVVLTFVVIGIFLWPLLLLLPIVYNLIFPIIAAFQANEGKAYAYPMNWRIIQ; this is translated from the coding sequence GTGAACACCTCATCTCCCGATTCATCAACTCCCGAGAATTCCGAGTCCGATTCTGCACCGGAGCCGTCATCCGGCGACGCCGTGGAAACCCCGCCGTCACAGGAGCTCGTTCCCTCCGCCGGAACTCCCCCGCCCGCCCCGGAGCGGTCGGGCATCCATCTCGAGGACAACTCGTGGTGCATGCTCACCCATCTCAGCGCGCTGTCCGGCTGGGTCGTCCCGTTCGGCAATTTCATCGGACCCTTGATTGTCTGGATCCTGAAGAAGGACACCAGCCCGGCGGTCGACGCCCATGGCAAGGAGGCGCTCAACTTTCAGATCACGGGCCTGATCGTCACCACCGTCGCGGCGGTGATCACGGTGGTCCTGACCTTTGTGGTCATCGGCATCTTCCTGTGGCCGCTGCTGCTCCTCCTGCCCATCGTCTACAACCTGATCTTCCCGATCATCGCCGCCTTCCAAGCCAACGAGGGCAAGGCCTACGCCTACCCGATGAACTGGAGGATCATCCAGTGA